Proteins from one Peromyscus eremicus unplaced genomic scaffold, PerEre_H2_v1 PerEre#2#chr22_unloc_1, whole genome shotgun sequence genomic window:
- the Rexo1 gene encoding RNA exonuclease 1 homolog, with translation MLRSTGFFRSIDCPYWAGAPGGPCRRPYCHFRHRGARGPGAPCGGGAASPAAGLGYDPYNPELPQPPAERENGTLGQGDGMLELELVNQAIEAVRGEVELEQRRYQELLETARGHGAGASALAPCSPATSLDDDDTFSLALTYTPGGLLSPDSGYQPTPLAAPAEPGHKYSLAPSERGQGRVGGGTSALEYVPKAVGQPRRCGRPVSGGKYVVDSSKPSTDLEYDPLSNYSARHLGRASARDERATKRPRGSRGAEPYTPAIKKPCDPFGGCEARFSDSEDEVASPAKADVSSPKAGAEPESKAPGKPASKEGPEPVEGGLRGTKEMAVQYDVEDLGQPPKAADTVARAPHDAGVPKDGKAKRKESGAPAGLSHKDKARKRDKKKDKDPGRPREKEKTSADKRRTQAGKAQGSEGTKKKPSSTTTVASSGKGGPGRSSSGGPRPQDSGSGPHAPLAWKGGSDRKTPSGKLVERKARSLDEGAPQEAPKLKKRALSHAELFGDESEEEDSGLGARAPRVWPPTLPSLSSDSESDSDSSLGLGETQVPKRLKAEPPASPAPPSPPSSSSSSSSSSSGASQCAEEDVDYSALEKEVDFDADPMEECLRIFNESTSVKTEDKGRLARQPPKEKAVEKAHAGLTTLFPGQKRRVSHLCKPGKEAEAPRRAPVAPPARPPTAQEVCYRRAQQAQRDSASWLQVAPRPTDRLSSVHISAPGEKRRIAHVPNPLLATTPTGAKRALPASSSQVSHGPEPGSQPLKTRTLSGMASKTTTTVTPKRIAHSPSLQSLKKPVIPKEFGGKVPTVVRQRYLNLFIEECLKFCPSNQEAIEKALNEEKVAYERSPSKNIYLNVAVNTLKKLRGLVPNTVPSLSKASGRRVVSHEVVLGGRLAAKTSFSLSRPSSPRVEELKGNALYSRLREYLLTQEQLKENGYPFPHPERPGGAVIFTAEEKKPKDPSCRICCRCGTEYLVSSSGRCVRSEECYYHWGRLRRNRVAGGWETQYMCCSAAVGAVGCQVAKQHVQDGRKENLEGFVRTFQKELPEDSHAGVFALDCEMSYTTYGLELTRVTVVDTDMQVVYDTFVKPDNEVVDYNTRFSGVTEADLVDTSITLRDVQAVLLSMFSADTILIGHSLESDLLALKVIHGTVVDTSVLFPHRLGLPYKRSLRNLMADYLRQIIQDNVDGHSSSEDASACMHLVIWKIREDAKTKR, from the exons GGCTTGGCTATGACCCATACAACCCggagctgcctcagcctcctgcggAGAGAGAGAATGGCACGCTGGGCCAAGGTGATGGcatgctggagctggagctggtcAACCAAGCCATCGAGGCTGTGCGTGGTGAGGTGGAGCTGGAGCAGAGGCGTTACCAGGAGCTCCTGGAGACGGCACGGGGGCACGGTGCCGGGGCTTCAGCCCTGGCGCCCTGCAGCCCTGCCACGAGCCTGGATGATGACGATACCTTCTCGCTGGCCCTCACTTATACACCAGGGGGCCTCTTGAGCCCAGACTCAGGCTACCAGCCCACCCCACTGGCTGCCCCTGCTGAACCAGGTCACAAGTACTCATTGGCCCCTTCAGAGAGGGGTCAGGGCAGAGTTGGAGGGGGCACCAGTGCCCTGGAGTATGTCCCCAAGGCTGTGGGCCAGCCGCGCCGCTGTGGCCGACCGGTGTCTGGTGGCAAGTACGTGGTGGACAGCTCAAAGCCATCAACAGATCTGGAGTACGACCCACTGTCCAACTACTCAGCTCGGCACCTTGGCAGGGCCAGTGCCAGGGATGAGAGGGCCACCAAGCGGCCGCGAGGCTCCCGGGGTGCTGAGCCCTACACACCTGCCATCAAGAAGCCCTGTGACCCCTTCGGCGGCTGTGAGGCCAGGTTCTCAGACTCAGAAGATGAGGTGGCTAGCCCGGCGAAGGCTGATGTCAGCAGCCCCAAGGCTGGGGCTGAACCTGAAAGCAAGGCGCCTGGGAAACCTGCTTCCAAGGAGGGCCCGGAGCCCGTGGAGGGCGGCCTGCGGGGCACCAAGGAGATGGCTGTGCAGTATGACGTGGAAGACCTCGGGCAGCCCCCGAAAGCAGCAGACACAGTGGCCAGGGCCCCTCACGATGCTGGGGTCCCCAAGGATGGCAAAGCCAAGAGGAAGGAAAGTGGGGCACCAGCCGGCCTCAGCCACAAGGACAAGGCCCGCAAAAGAGACAAGAAGAAGGACAAGGACCCGGGACGGCCCCGGGAGAAGGAGAAGACGTCTGCAGACAAGAGGAGGACACAAGCTGGCAAGGCCCAGGGCTCCGAAGGGACCAAGAAAAAGCCATCCAGCACCACTACGGTGGCCAGCTCAGGGAAAGGGGGACCAGGCCGCTCCTCCAGTGGAGGGCCGCGGCCCCAAGACTCTGGGTCTGGCCCCCACGCACCACTGGCCTGGAAAGGCGGCAGTGATAGGAAGACACCATCAGGGAAGTTGGTGGAACGCAAGGCCCGCTCCCTGGACGAGGGGGCCCCCCAGGAAGCCCCTAAGCTCAAAAAGCGGGCCCTGAGCCATGCTGAATTATTTGGGGATGAGAGCGAGGAGGAGGACTCAGGCTTGGGGGCCAGGGCACCCCGGGTCTGGCCCCCCACCCTTCCCAGCCTCAGCTCAGACTCAGAATCAGACTCCGACTCCAGCCTGGGCCTGGGTGAGACACAGGTGCCCAAGCGTCTCAAGGCCGAGCCACCCGCATCCCCCGCAccgccctccccaccctcctcctcctcctcctcctcctcctcctcctccggagCCAGCCAGTGTGCAGAGGAGGATGTGGACTACTCGGCCCTGGAGAAGGAGGTGGACTTCGATGCGGACCCCATGGAGGAGTGCCTGCGGATCTTCAATGAGTCTACCAGTGTGAAGACGGAGGACAAGGGCCGGCTGGCCCGGCAG cCCCCCAAAGAGAAGGCCGTGGAGAAGGCGCACGCAGGCCTGACCACTCTGTTCCCGGGGCAGAAGAGAAGGGTCTCCCACCTCTGCAAGCCAGGCAAGGAG GCGGAGGCCCCAAGGAGGGCCCCCGTGGCCCCCCCAGCCCGGCCCCCGACTGCTCAGGAGGTGTGCTACCGGAGGGCGCAGCAGGCGCAGAGAGACTCGGCCAGCTGGTTACAGGTGGCCCCGAGGCCAACCGACAGGCTCTCCTCCGTGCATATCTCTGCCcctggggagaagaggaggattgCTCACGTACCCAACCCCCTCCTGGCCACCA CCCCCACAGGTGCCAAGAGGGCGCTCCCTGCCAGCAGCAGCCAGGTGTCCCACGGTCCTGAACCTGGCAGCCAGCCACTGAAGACACGCACGTTGTCAGGGATGGCATCAAAGACCACCACCACTGTCACCCCCAAGCGCATCGCCCACAGCCCATCACTCCAG AGTCTAAAGAAGCCCGTTATCCCGAAAGAATTTGGCGGCAAGGTCCCCACTGTGGTGCGCCAGCGCTATCTCAACCTCTTCATCGAGGAGTGCCTCAAGTTCTGCCCGTCCAACCAGGAGGCCATTGAGAAG GCACTGAACGAGGAGAAGGTGGCGTATGAGCGCAGCCCCAGCAAGAACATCTACCTGAACGTGGCTGTGAACACCCTGAAGAAGCTGAGGGGCCTGGTCCCCAACACCGTGCCCAGCCTCAGCA AAGCCAGTGGCCGCAGAGTCGTGTCCCACGAGGTGGTGCTGGGAGGCAGATTGGCAGCCAAAACCAGCTTCTCACTGAGCCGCCCCAGCAGCCCACGGGTGGAGGAGCTGAAAG GGAACGCCTTGTACAGCCGTCTCAGGGAGTACCTGCTCACTCAGGAGCAGCTCAAGGAGAATGGCTACCCCTTCCCCCACCCAGAGCGCCCAGGGGGCGCCGTCATCTTCACAGCTGAGGAGAAGAAGCCCAAGGACC CCTCCTGCAGAATCTGTTGTCGCTGTGGCACCGAGTACCTTGTGTCCTCCTCGGGCCGCTGTGTGCGCAGTGAGGAGTGCTACTACCACTGGGGACGGCTGCGGCGGAACCGGG TGGCCGGGGGCTGGGAGACCCAGTATATGTGCTGCTCGGCTGCAGTTGGTGCCGTGGGCTGTCAGGTTGCCAAG CAACACGTGCAGGATGGCCGGAAGGAGAACCTGGAGGGCTTTGTGCGCACCTTCCAGAAGGAGCTGCCCGAAGATTCCCACGCAGGGGTCTTTGCCCTAGACTGTGAGATG TCCTACACTACGTACGGCCTGGAGCTGACCCGCGTCACAGTCGTGGACACAGACATGCAGGTCGTGTACGACACCTTTGTCAAGCCCGACAACGAAGTTGTCGACTACAACACCAG GTTCTCGGGGGTGACAGAGGCTGACCTCGTGGACACAAGCATCACCCTGCGGGACGTGCAGGCCGTCTTGCTGAGCATGTTCAGCGCTGACACCATCCTCATAGGACATAGCCTGGAGAGTGACCTGCTGGCCCTCAAG GTTATCCACGGCACGGTGGTGGACACCTCAGTGCTGTTCCCGCACCGCCTGGGCCTGCCCTACAAGCGCTCCCTGCGGAACCTCATGGCCGACTACCTCAGACAGATCATCCAAGACAATG TGGATGGGCACAGCTCCAGTGAGGATGCCAGCGCCTGCATGCACCTTGTCATCTGGAAGATCCGAGAAGACGCCAAGACCAAGCGATGA
- the Atp8b3 gene encoding LOW QUALITY PROTEIN: phospholipid-transporting ATPase IK (The sequence of the model RefSeq protein was modified relative to this genomic sequence to represent the inferred CDS: substituted 1 base at 1 genomic stop codon): MAPPTTPDPYPRATQLSPPLLQFHNIGGPGRRRRPALGSPAPPSPALSAFTWEVRANNRAYHKQFRTKGFLCWRQKKYKSNAIHTAKYNVFSFLPLNLFEQFHRTSNLYFLIIIILQSIPEISTLPWFTLFAPLLCLLVIRATRDLVDDIGRHRSDKIVNNRPCQILRGKSFLWKKWKNLCVGDVVCLSKDSIVPADLLLLASTEPSSLCYVETADIDGETNLKFRQALTVTHHELTSPKKMASFQGTVTCEGPNSRMHDFVGSLEWNSRKYPLDIGNLLLRGCKIRNTDTCYGLVIYAGLDTKIMKNCGKIHLKRTKLDLLMNKLVVLISVSLVIGSLLLALGFTFTVKEFKGKHYYVSALHQRMEAMEIFFIFWGFLILLSVMVPMAMFIIAEFIYLGNSFFINWDLNMYYEPLDMPAKARSTSLNDQLGQVQYIFSDKTGTLTQNIMTFKKCCINGQVYDSDDEHGTLRKRNPYAWNLFADGKLQFYNKELESLVRGQQDRAVQEFWRLLAICHTVMVQEKDNQLLYQAASPDEEALVTAARNFGYVFLSRTQDTITLVELGEERVYQVLAMMDFNSVRKRMSVLVRNPEGSICLYTKGADTVILERLHKKGVMEATTEEVLAAFAEQTLRTLCLAYKEVAEDAYKQWEPEHQEAALMLQNRAQALHQVYNKMEQNLQLLGATAIEDKLQDGVPETINCLKKGNIKMWVLTGDKPETAVNIGFACKLLSENMIIMEDKDIKHLLDNYWNESEQHRSFKMMTQHNMALIINGEFLDQLLLSLRKEPRALVQNAVVDEVDQEPVMSRMDFLQARRISQMFRNFGSSLAPSPSVTSKTGESLEERRERAFVDLASKCQAVICCRVTPKQKALVVALVKKYQQVVTLAIGDGANDVNMIKTADIGVGLAGQEGMQAVQNSDYVLAQFCYLQRLLLVHGRWSYMRVCKFLRYFFYKTVASMMAQIWFSLFNGFTAQPLYEGWFLALFNLMYSTLPVLYIGLFEQDMTAEKSLKMPKLYVAGQKDELFNYSIFLQAIVHGALTSVINFFVPVLVSHDISKSGSSSDYQSFGVLVAISGLLSITMEVILVIKYWTLLCVGSIVLSLGSYVLMTSLTQGLWLYKISPKTFPFLFADYNVLSQPANLLVIMLNVTLNTLPVLAFRVIRKTVLKLRLKEEEEEEEEIPSEEVAVEPAVRHLRRGTAARRSSYAFSHREGYADLITQGTILRRPTAECGGDTVWESPNPSEENLPFNHRESIFNPRKISILAKKKLHHYGKRSQTEETIASSQMEKQDLVNLDTRPIDAEKPPTATSATSGSLQVSSSDDQAFHSVPSEYTLASRPERLDVRTSSWRRPPWKGSASSKSQLXVPTK; the protein is encoded by the exons ATGGCCCCGCCCACAACACCGGACCCTTACCCCCGGGCCACCCAGCTAAGTCCCCCCCTTCTCCAG TTCCACAACATCGGCGGCCCTGGACGCCGCAGGCGGCCCGCCCTAGGCAGCCCGGCCCCACCAAGCCCGGCCCTCTCAG CGTTCACCTGGGAGGTGAGGGCCAACAACCGCGCCTACCACAAGCAGTTCAGGACGAAGGGCTTCCTGTGCTGGAGACAGAAGAAGTACAAG AGCAACGCCATCCACACAGCCAAGTACAACGTCTTCTCCTTTCTGCCTCTGAACCTGTTTGAGCAGTTCCACCGGACGTCCAATCTGTACTTCCTTATCATCATCATCCTGCAg agcaTCCCTGAGATCTCCACGCTGCCCTGGTTCACGCTCTTCGcacccctcctctgcctccttgtGATCCGAGCCACCCGCGACCTGGTGGATGATATT GGTCGACACAGGAGCGATAAGATTGTCAACAACAGGCCCTGCCAGATCCTGAGAGGGAAGAG TTTCCTgtggaagaaatggaagaatcTGTGTGTGGGGGATGTGGTGTGTCTCAGCAAGGACAGCATCGTCCCG GCTGACTTGCTCCTGCTGGCCAGCACAGAGCCCAGTAGCCTATGTTACGTGGAAACTGCAGACATTGATGG AGAGACCAACTTGAAGTTCAGACAGGCTCTGACGGTCACGCACCATGAGCTGACGAGCCCGAAGAAGATGGCTTCCTTCCAGG GTACGGTGACGTGTGAGGGGCCTAACAGCCGGATGCATGATTTTGTGGGGAGCCTGGAGTGGAACAGCAGGAAGTACCCACTGGACATCGGGAACCTCCTCCTGCGTGGCTGCAAGATCCGCAACACAGACACCTGCTACGGCCTGGTCATCTACGCTG GTTTAGATACAAAGATCATGAAGAACTGTGGAAAGATTCATCTGAAGAGGACCAAGCTGGATCTGCTGATGAACAAGCTGGTGGTCCTG ATCTCTGTGTCCCTGGTGATCGGCTCCCTGCTGCTAGCACTGGGCTTCACCTTCACGGTGAAAGAATTCAAAGGCAAACACTACTATGTGTCGGCGCTGCACCAGCGCATGGAGGCCATggagattttcttcattttctgggGCTTCCTCATCCTGCTCAGCGTCATGGTGCCCATGGCCATGTTCATCAT TGCCGAGTTCATCTACCTGGGGAACAGCTTCTTCATCAACTGGGACCTCAACATGTACTATGAGCCCCTGGATATGCCGGCCAAGGCCCGCAGCACCAGCCTCAACGACCAGCTGGGTCAGGTGCAGTACATCTTCTCAGACAAGACCGGGACGCTGACCCAGAACATCATGACCTTCAAGAAGTGCTGTATCAACGGCCAAGTCTACG ATTCGGATGATGAGCATGGTACTCTCCGAAAG CGGAACCCCTATGCCTGGAACCTGTTCGCTGACGGCAAACTCCAGTTCTACAATAAGGAGCTGGAGTCCCTGGTGCGAGGCCAGCAGGACAGGGCGGTGCAGGAGTTCTGGCGCCTGCTGGCCATCTGCCACACCGTGATGGTCCAGGAGAAGGACA ATCAGCTGCTGTATCAGGCGGCTTCCCCTGATGAAGAAGCACTGGTTACCGCTGCCAGGAACTTTGGATACGTGTTTTTGTCTCGGACCCAGGACACCATCACCCTGGTGGAGCTGGGGGAGGAACGGGTCTACCAGGTTCTGGCCATGATGGATTTCAACAGCGTTCGAAAACGGATGTCAGTGCTGG tCCGAAACCCAGAGGGTTCCATCTGCCTCTACACCAAGGGTGCAGACACAGTCATCTTGGAGCGTCTTCACAAGAAGGGTGTCATGGAGGCCACCACAGAGGAAGTCTTGGCT GCCTTCGCAGAGCAGACCCTGCGCACCCTGTGCCTGGCATACAAGGAGGTGGCGGAGGATGCCTATAAACAGTGGGAACCTGAGCACCAGGAGGCCGCCCTCATGCTGCAGAACCGTGCGCAGGCCCTGCACCAGGTGTACAACAAGATGGAACAGAACCTCCAG CTGCTGGGAGCCACAGCCATTGAAGACAAGCTGCAGGACGGCGTGCCTGAGACCATCAACTGCCTCAAGAAGGGGAACATTAAAATGTGGGTGCTGACCGGGGACAAGCCAG AGACTGCGGTGAACATCGGCTTCGCGTGCAAGCTGCTGTCCGAGAACATGATCATTATGGAAGATAAGGACATCAA GCATTTACTGGACAACTATTGGAACGAAAGCGAACAGCACAGGTCGTTCAAGATGATGACCCAGCACAACATGGCCTTGATCATCAATGGGGAGTTCCTG GATCAGTTGCTCCTGTCCTTGCGCAAGGAGCCCCGAGCTCTGGTCCAGAATGCGGTGGTGGATGAGGTCGACCAGGAGCCGGTGATGTCTAGGATGGACTTTCTCCAGGCGCGGAGGATCTCCCAGATGTTTCGAAACTTTGGGTCCTCCCTGGCACCATCCCCGTCAGTCACCTCCAAGACTGGCGAGAGCCTCGAAGAGCGGCGGGAGAGGGCCTTTGTAGACCTGGCCTCCAAATGCCAGGCTGTCATCTGCTGCAGGGTGACACCCAAGCAGAAGGCCCTGGTGGTGGCGTTGGTAAAGAAATACCAGCAGGTGGTGACGCTGGCCATCGGAGATGGAGCCAACGATGTGAACATGATCAAGA CTGCAGACATCGGCGTGGGCCTCGCGGGTCAGGAGGGCATGCAGGCCGTTCAGAACAGCGACTACGTGCTGGCCCAGTTCTGCTACCTGCAGCGGCTGCTCCTTGTGCATGGACGCTGGTCCTACATGCGCGTCTGCAAGTTCCTGCGTTACTTTTTCTACAAGACGGTGGCCAGCATGATGGCCCAGATTTGGTTCTCCTTGTTCAACGGCTTCACcgcacag CCCCTGTATGAAGGCTGGTTCCTGGCTCTCTTTAACCTGATGTACTCCACGCTCCCAGTCCTGTACATCGGTCTGTTTGAGCAG GACATGACTGCCGAGAAGAGCCTAAAGATGCCCAAGTTGTATGTGGCTGGCCAGAAAGATGAGCTGTTCAACTACAGCATCTTCCTGCAAGCCATTGTCCACGGTGCCCTCACATCTGTCATCAACTTCTTCGTACCGGTGCTGGTCAGCCATGACATCTCCAAGTCCGGCAGTTCCAGTGACTACCAGTCCTTTGGGGTACTGGTGGCAATATCTGGGCTGCTTTCTATCACCATGGAG GTTATTCTTGTCATTAAGTACTGGACACTCCTGTGTGTGGGCAGCATCGTGCTCAGCCTCGGCTCCTACGTCCTCATGACAAGCCTCACCCAGGGCCTGTGGTTGTACAAGATTTCGCCAAAGACCTTCCCGTTTCTGT TCGCTGACTACAATGTGCTCAGCCAGCCTGCCAACCTGCTGGTGATCATGCTCAACGTGACCCTGAATACGCTACCAGTCCTGGCCTTTCGCGTGATCCGCAAAACTGTTTTGAAACTGCGGCTTAAG gaggaggaggaagaggaggaggagatccCGAGTGAGGAAGTGGCCGTGGAGCCGGCCGTGAGGCACCTTCGCCGGGGCACTGCCGCCCGCAGATCCAGCTACGCCTTCTCCCACCGTGAGGGCTACGCAGACCTGATCACCCAGGGCACCATCCTGCGCAGGCCCACGGCAGAATGTGGCGGGGACACGGTCTGGGAGTCTCCAAACCCATCTGAAGAGAACCTACCCTTCAACCACAGAGAATCAATATTTAATCCACGGAAGATCTCCATCCTGGCTAAGAAGAAACTCCACCACTATGGAAAGAGGTCCCAGACGGAGGAGACCATAGCGAGCTCCCAGATGGAGAAGCAGGACCTTGTGAACCTGGACACCCGGCCCATTGACGCTGAGAAGCCGCCCACCGCCACAAGTGCCACGTCGGGGTCACTCCAGGTGTCTTCGTCCGATGACCAGGCCTTCCACAGTGTGCCTTCAGAGTACACCCTGGCCAGCCGGCCGGAGCGCTTGGATGTCAGGACCTCTTCTTGGAGGAGGCCTCCGTGGAAGGGCTCAGCCTCTTCGAAGAGCCAGCTCTAAGTCCCCACGAAGTAA